The region TGCATGACATATTGCACCTGCCCTGTCTGGAGCCGCGCGGCGCGATCATGGCGGAAGTCACGCTGCGCAACGCAAAGATGCGGATTTTCGGCATGCATCTGGACCTTTCGGGTCTGTGGCGGCGCAAGCAGGCGGCAGCTGTGATCCATGCAGCGGGGCTGCGCGACGCGATGCCGACGGTGCTGATGGGAGATTTGAACGAATGGAGCGCGGGGCGCGGATGCCTGGCGGATTTCGCTCGCCATTATGATTTCGCACCTTGTGGACGGAGTTTCCATGCGCAACGGCCGGTGGCGCAACTGGACCGGATCATGCACTGCGCGAAGTTGAAACTGGTGGATTGCGGGGCGCATGACAGCGCGGCGGCGCGCAAGGCGTCGGACCACCTGCCGATCTGGGCCGAGTTCCAGCTATGACGGGGATGCTCGCCACATGAAGGAACGCGAACTGCGCCTTGCGCTGGTCTGCTATGGGGGGATCAGCCTGGCGGTCTACATGCACGGCATCACCAAGGAGATTTGGCGGCTGGCACGGGCAAGTCGCGGTTTCCATGACGGAACGACCAGCGGCAACAGCAGCGAGGCCGTATATCGCAAGCTGCTGGAAGATCTGGAGGCGGCGAGCGGCATTCGTCTGCGTGTAATGCCCGACATTATTGCCGGGGCGAGCGCGGGCGGCATCAACGGCATATTTTTGGCGCAAGCGCTCGAGACCGGCCAGTCACTGGAACCGCTGACCGACCTGTGGCTGGAAAATGCCGATGTGGAGCAGTTGCTGGACCCTGACGCCCGGCCCGCCCGGCGGATCACCAAATTCTGGGCAACCCCGCTCGTCTGGATGGCGGCGCGGCATCCCGGCGATACGGTAGAGCGCACGGTCGCCCCCAACACGCGCGAGGAGGTGCGGCACAAGCTGTCCAATTTCATCCGATCGCGCTGGTTCGAGCCTCCTTTTGGCGGCGAAATATTCACCGCGATGATCCTGGATGCGTTCGACGCCATGGAAAAGGCCGAACGCGGACCGCCTTTGTTGCCGGAAGGACATCCGCTGGACCTGTTCGTCACGGTCACCGATTTCGAAGGGCACCCGCAAAGCCTTAATCTCAACAGCCCGCCCCAAGTGGTGGAGACAGAGCATCGGCTGTCGATCGGCTTTCGCGCGCGGGGTCGGGGCGATCGGATCTTTGCCGATCCGGCCGAACTGGTCTTTGCCGCGCGGGCGACGGCGAGCTTCCCCGGCGCATTCCCGCCCTTCACCGTGCGCGAACTGGACAAGGTGCTCAAACGCCGTCATCGCGCCTGGCCGACGCGCGATGCGTTTCTGGCCCATGCCTTGCCACGGCATGCCGCGCGGGGAACGGCGGAGGACGCCGTGCTGATCGACGGTTCGGTTCTGGCCAACGCCCCCTTTGCCCAGGCGATCGGGGCGCTGCGCAACCGGCCGTCGCGACGCGAGGTTGACCGGCGGTTCGTCTATATCGATCCCAAGCCCGGCCACCGGTCCGTCCGGCTCAACCGTGAAGGCGACCAGCAGGAGGAGGCAACAGGAGAGAATGCCCCGCTGCCGGGATTTTTTCGCACCATATTCGGCGCCCTGAGCGACATTCCGCGCGAACAGCCGATCCGCGACAATCTGGACGCGATCGACCGCCATTCCTCCCGTATCCGCAGGGTGGTGCGCATTTTGAACGCGCTGCGGCCGGGCATCGAGGCGGAAGTCGAAAGCGCGATGGGCGGCATGCTGTTTCTGGACCGCCCCACCGCGGCGCGGCTTTCCGCCTGGCGGGCCAAGGCGCAGCAGCGCGCGGCCAATTCAGCGGGCTTCGCCTTTCCCGCTTATGGGCATTTGAAACTGTCGGGCATTGTCGAGGATCTTGCCGCCCTGCTTTTTCGCCTGAGCGATGAAGAAAGCCCCTTGATGCGCGAAAATTACCGGCAGGCGCTCTGGTCGCATGTCCGGGCGATCGGCGCGGATCGGTTGACCGAGGATGTCGGGCCGGGTTCACCGCCCGTGCTGTTCTTCCGCACCCACGATCTTTCCTTTCGTATCCGGCGGCTGCGTTTCCTGACGCGGCGGCTGGCCGATACGCTGGAGGTGGGGTCGCAGGAAGGCGATGCGGCCGTCCAGAAGATGCATGACGCCATATATGAGGCGTTGGCCCATTACACCGAGTGTGAGGGCACGGATTTCTACAATGGCGCGATCCGGTCGGCTGCGAAGGAATTGCCCAACAATCCTGCGGCGGCATTGGACGCCATCGCGCAGGCGCGAGGCCTGGATGAGCGAGACGGCACGGCGGACATGATGCTGGCGGATGCGCTGGCCGGGCTGCCCAAGGGGGAGCGGCGCACCATGCTGCTCGCCTATCTCGGCTTTCCCTTTTACGACATCGCGACCCTACCGTTGCTTCAGGGCCACGCCATGGATGAATATGATCCGGTGAAGGTGGACCGGATTTCGCCAGAGGATTGCAGCGCTATCCGCTCCGGCGGGGCAGAGGCGACGTTAAAGGGGATAGAATTCAATAACTTCGGCGCGTTCTTTAGCAGGGCTTACCGTGAGAATGACTATTTATGGGGACGCCTTCATGGTGTCGAACGCCTGCTGGATATCGTAATTTCCGCATTGCCCGCAGCAAGCCGCCTTCCCGAAGAGAGCGTGCGCGCCTATAGGCAAGCCGCATTCATGGCGATTCTCGATGAAGAGGAACAGCGACTGCCGCATGTCGCTGATCTAATTGCCATATTGCGGGAGGAAATCGGTGGGCACACGGGTGGGACTGTTTCCATTGGTGATGATGCTGACGCTGACGGCGGGTTGCCGTGATGCGTCCGGCGATGCCGTGTCCGCCGACAATGCCGTTGCGCCCCCTCCCGTGGTTTCCTTCAACGCGATAGAGGGCGAATCGATCGAGGTGGTCGCCGCACGGCAGCGGCCTTCTCCAGAAGTCACCGTGCGGGCGCAGCCTGCGCCGATGAACTCGCTTGACCTTCCTCCTTCCCCGGACGCCGTGCAGCCGCTGCCCTTCCCGCAGGAAGTCACCAGTTTCATGGTGGATCGCGACGGATGCGACCATTTCCGGGGCGAGGAACCCTATGACAGCGAGCGCCGTGTGTTCCTGATCGAAAATATCGCCGAACTATGCACCGGCACCGATGCGAAGCTGGCGATGTTGCGGCGGCGCTATGCCGGCGATGCGGCTGTCATCGCGGCTCTGCATGGCTATGAAGATCATATCGAAGCCAGGCCGCAGTGATCCGCCCGATCAGGCGAGCAACGCGTCGATCGCCTTAGCCATGTCGATGTCACGGCGGGAAAGCCCGCCCGCATCATGCGTCGTCAGGGTGATATCGACCCGATTATAGACGTTGGACCATTCGGGATGATGGTTCGCCTGTTCGGCGAGCAGCGCAACACGCGCCATGAAACCGAAGGCGGCGTTGAAATCGGCGAAGACAAAGCGGCGACGAATGCCTTCCGGCTCCGCTATCGCCGTCCATTCGGGGAGATCGGCCAGTTCCCGATCTCGTTCTTCCCCGGACAGTTTACCAATCATGGCCCTATCCTCATATTATTGTTTCGCCTATGTCGCAGCCATGTCCGACAATGGTCAACCCCTTCTTTTGCCGCCAACGCGCGCCCGGATCGAAAGCCTGGCGCTGGAGGCTTTGTCGCGGCTGCCCGATCCGTTCCGGTCACATCTGTCCAACGTCGCCCTCTTCGTTGAGGAATTCGCC is a window of Sphingobium sp. MI1205 DNA encoding:
- a CDS encoding patatin-like protein; translation: MKERELRLALVCYGGISLAVYMHGITKEIWRLARASRGFHDGTTSGNSSEAVYRKLLEDLEAASGIRLRVMPDIIAGASAGGINGIFLAQALETGQSLEPLTDLWLENADVEQLLDPDARPARRITKFWATPLVWMAARHPGDTVERTVAPNTREEVRHKLSNFIRSRWFEPPFGGEIFTAMILDAFDAMEKAERGPPLLPEGHPLDLFVTVTDFEGHPQSLNLNSPPQVVETEHRLSIGFRARGRGDRIFADPAELVFAARATASFPGAFPPFTVRELDKVLKRRHRAWPTRDAFLAHALPRHAARGTAEDAVLIDGSVLANAPFAQAIGALRNRPSRREVDRRFVYIDPKPGHRSVRLNREGDQQEEATGENAPLPGFFRTIFGALSDIPREQPIRDNLDAIDRHSSRIRRVVRILNALRPGIEAEVESAMGGMLFLDRPTAARLSAWRAKAQQRAANSAGFAFPAYGHLKLSGIVEDLAALLFRLSDEESPLMRENYRQALWSHVRAIGADRLTEDVGPGSPPVLFFRTHDLSFRIRRLRFLTRRLADTLEVGSQEGDAAVQKMHDAIYEALAHYTECEGTDFYNGAIRSAAKELPNNPAAALDAIAQARGLDERDGTADMMLADALAGLPKGERRTMLLAYLGFPFYDIATLPLLQGHAMDEYDPVKVDRISPEDCSAIRSGGAEATLKGIEFNNFGAFFSRAYRENDYLWGRLHGVERLLDIVISALPAASRLPEESVRAYRQAAFMAILDEEEQRLPHVADLIAILREEIGGHTGGTVSIGDDADADGGLP
- a CDS encoding endonuclease/exonuclease/phosphatase family protein, whose product is MKPIRVASYNIRKAIGTDRRRSPERVLEVLSEVDADIIALQEADRRFGVRSAAIPPWLLEAASPYKPVPLNVQADSMGWHGNAILVRKESDIGVHDILHLPCLEPRGAIMAEVTLRNAKMRIFGMHLDLSGLWRRKQAAAVIHAAGLRDAMPTVLMGDLNEWSAGRGCLADFARHYDFAPCGRSFHAQRPVAQLDRIMHCAKLKLVDCGAHDSAAARKASDHLPIWAEFQL
- a CDS encoding 4a-hydroxytetrahydrobiopterin dehydratase is translated as MIGKLSGEERDRELADLPEWTAIAEPEGIRRRFVFADFNAAFGFMARVALLAEQANHHPEWSNVYNRVDITLTTHDAGGLSRRDIDMAKAIDALLA